The Streptomyces puniciscabiei genomic interval GCGAGTTCGTACTGCCGAAGGGCTAGGCGCCGTGGGGATGGGGGGCGCGTTGCCGGGTGCGGGTGCGTAATGGGTTGCTCGCGCAGTTCCCCGCGCCCCTTCGAGGCACTCATCGCCGTCGCAGCCTGCGGGCAGTCGTGCCGCTGGGGCGGCACGGGTGGGCGCAGGCGGCACCTCCCAGCGAGCAGCGCCCCAGACGTGCCTAGTCACAGCACCGGGTGGCTTACTACGCCGCCAGGGACTCCGCGGGTGCCCCACCCCGGGCGACCACCCGGGTCCCGCGGGCCAGCCAAGGCCGGTCCTGCACCGGGGTGAGCCGCCTGCCCAGCCGCAGCGCCAGCACGCTGATCCCCAACGAGAACAGCAGGAAGGTCACGATGTACGGCCCGTGCAGCTCGGCACCGAGCGGCCCGCCCACTGCCGGACCGATGGCCAGGGCCAGCTGCTTGACCAGCGCGAACGCCGAGTTGTACTGCCCGGCCATCCCCTCGGGAGCCAAGTCGGCGACCAGCGGAGCGACCGTCGGCGACAGCATCGCCTCACCCAGCCCGAACAGCGCGTACGTCGACACGAACGCGGCCGTCGCCATCTCCTGGCTGCCATGCCCCAGCCCCGCGTACCCCGCGGCCAGCCAGGCCACGGCCCAGATCAGACCGACACCGGCGATGACCCGGGACCGCCGCCGACGCTCCACGAACCTCAGCACGGCGAACTGGGCGACCACGATCATCAGCGTGTTCGCGGCCAGGGCCGTCCCCAGCGCGGAGGTGGATATCCCGGCCGCCTCGACGCCGTACGCGCTCAGCCCGGACTCGAACTGGCCGTAGCAGGCGAAGAACAGCACGAAGCCCAGCACACACAGCTGCACCATCGCCCGGTTCCTGAGCAGCTGCTTCCAGCTGCCCTTCGCCGACTCGGCCGGGGCGTCCTCGATCCGCGGCGAGTGCGGCATCCGCACGGTCGCCATCACCGCGACCAGCAGCAGGAACATCGCGGCCTCGATCGCGAACAGCAGCGTGAAGGACGACACGCGCGTGGTGTCGACGAGGTGGCCGCCGATGAGGCCGCCTATCCCGAGCCCCAGGTTCTGCAGGAAGAACTGCATCGCGAACGCCCGCGACCGCGTGTCGGCCGTCGAGCAG includes:
- a CDS encoding MDR family MFS transporter, with amino-acid sequence MTRAMGAAMRRIHVGNALSAFGLGFTVPYLYVYVAQVRGLGAMTAGLVLAVFAVAALIVLPFAGRAIVRRGPLPVLLAALVTAALGALSLGLAGNATAVLLSAAALGAGQAVMQPALATMIVDCSTADTRSRAFAMQFFLQNLGLGIGGLIGGHLVDTTRVSSFTLLFAIEAAMFLLLVAVMATVRMPHSPRIEDAPAESAKGSWKQLLRNRAMVQLCVLGFVLFFACYGQFESGLSAYGVEAAGISTSALGTALAANTLMIVVAQFAVLRFVERRRRSRVIAGVGLIWAVAWLAAGYAGLGHGSQEMATAAFVSTYALFGLGEAMLSPTVAPLVADLAPEGMAGQYNSAFALVKQLALAIGPAVGGPLGAELHGPYIVTFLLFSLGISVLALRLGRRLTPVQDRPWLARGTRVVARGGAPAESLAA